In Rhinolophus ferrumequinum isolate MPI-CBG mRhiFer1 chromosome 16, mRhiFer1_v1.p, whole genome shotgun sequence, the sequence GGGATGTTTTTTGTCATTATAATAGGGTTAAAGTAGAAACCAGCTGTTAGCTATTGAGAGAAGTGAGAATGTTAGGAAATGTTTACCTACTAACTCATCCTTTccctaactaccgtgtttccccaaaaataagacctagctggaccatcagctctaatgcatcttttgcatcttttggaacaaaaattaatataagacccagtcttattttaatctATAATAACCCAAGTATTTGACTATAACCCAAGTGGCTGCTATAAATGCCTGTTTTTCCTCAGCTGATATGTAATTATCTGGCTAAAAAACAAGCCTTACCAATTTTTCACTAGGAGGGGCAAAATTTTAGAATATGCAGTCTTCcaattaccaccaccaccactgatAAATGAAAGTTGCCAAGATTTAGATGCTTTTATGTGGACTATCTCAACCTAGTTTCAATGGAAAGACCCACAGGAAATTAAGGGGGAAATTATACAAGgatagttcatttttttaatagaaattctgATTTTACTTCAATGGAAATGTCCCAAGCAATATGCTTTGGGAACTCATTCTTGAGTGATACTAATACTAATAATTGATTTCTCATTGAAGGCAAAAACTGTATCCAACAATTCAGACATGGCAGAAATGAAGTCCGTATTCCGGGAAGTTCTTCCAAAACAAGGTatttaaatcacaaataaaacagtatttttttaggTCTCCCAGATCATAATAGGGACCTAAAAAGTAATAGGCAGTTCCGTTTAGATGTTTAGATACACAACCattgttacaattgcctacagtattcagtacagtaacatgctgtacactTTGAAGGGTAGCAGGCTATCCCATACAGGTGTGTGTAACCACTCTATCGTGTGTGCACAACAATGAAATCAACAATGCATTTCTCGGATCGTCTACTCATCGTTAAGTGGTGCATGTCTACAGTATTTGTTAGCATTTGACAACTTATTCTGTTCTATAACCCACATTTACTGTCCATTTCTATTATGCTGCTTTCAAAACTAGGTTGTAAAAGAGTAATCCATCGCTTTTTCCCAGTAAAAGGAAGACAAATGAAGAAGTTTCTCAAACCTAGAAATCCTGTTATACTCAAGATTGTAAATTACAAGATCAAATTTTCAATGAGAAAAGAGCAGTGTAGTTCACCATAATATTTAGTAAGGTCTGACAGTGGGGGAAAAGAAGCCTAAATCAAGCAATAGTAAGAAAAGCTGAAGGTTTCAATTAAACATTCAGTAATTTGAATAttcataataaatgaatacatattttatttactatgtaAGTATTTTCAGGGACTTTGTATTTCTCCcagatctttttttaaattaaacatttgacACAAAAAATTGTCTCTTGATAGCTTAGAATCATAGGTAGAAAGTTCAAAACTTGTCTTCCTCTTGAACTCCCTAGTAttaaatgctgatttttttatatatatattgaataaatgttaGAGGGGTTAACTATGAGAACAAGATTTTCATCAACAATGTATTAAGTTTTTAGACCTTCATTCTACTTGCAAATCCAAACTGGATTATCTCAAATTAAttcttacttctttttaaatttaggacAGTTGTCTGTGGAAGATATAACCACAATGGTGCTGTGTAAACCCAAACTTTTACCCTTAAAATCTCTGACTCtggaaaaactggagaaaatgcAGCAAGCTGCACAGGATACGATTCGCCAACAAGAAATGGCAGAAAAGGAACAGCAACAAATAACTCACTGAGTGATAACTTAGCATTTCTTCATAACACCCTACCTTCCTATTAATagctaataaataatatattaatgtcTGTGTGCTGAAAGTAGTATGTATTAATAAAACTGATAGTATtcatataaacaatataaaaatacccAAGACTAATGAAACTTGTATTGTGAATTTAAACACTCTGGTTTGTACTGAAGTAATTAAAAAACTTTGAACGCCaattttatggggtttttttaCCCAAGTTTTTAGAACTACAAATTAAATTACTGTTCACCATTCCTATTACTATCAGTTTTACACATAACATCCTTAGGCACAAGAGACTAAATGCAACTTTTATATTCAGAGAATCTTTACATGTTTACTAAAAACTGAATTTGAAGATACATTCTAATCTTGCATTAAGTGTTCATGCTGGGCTTTTACATTACCTAATTGTAAAACTTTCTTATGAATTTTGTGTGTCGTGTCATGTTTAAGGCTATCTTGCCTGACCAACTGATCTTACCAGTAATgacaaaactgtattttttaaaataaattccatttttaagaaaCCCTCACCTGAGCTTTTAATTATACTGATTTTAGGGACTTAACAAATTACTGGCTACCTTTATTATCTAGGTATCAAACACAATTAAAACCCTAAAAATAGCAAGTAATACAGACTCCAAAGAGCCCATGAGGTAAATATGAACGATTTGTGGTTTTAAATCTATAATAGGTATATTCCTAAGAATACCTTTGTAAATTCTGAATATAATTCTTGATTGGTTTGCTGCAGTCAAATAAATAACAGATCATTTAAATTAGCATAGACCTTGGGCCTTGCTGAGAAATTAAGGATCTGTAAAAGAGGTTAAAAATGTGATCATTCTTTAGATAATTGTTATTTACTGGCAGCTACTATTCAGacactgaataaatataaaacttttgagtctttgaagaataattttttataacGCAAACATTCAGTAATAGAACTTAAGAATAATGAAAGGTAATGTGTTTTTTAGAAATTTCATTAAgctataaaaatcaaaaaataaggAAGTGTGCATGCATTTCCCAAGTATAATACTAAAAGATATTATTTACTATTGTACTTGGGATTTAAAAGTTTGTAAGAAACAGTTTAAATTCACTAGGTTCAAATATGCTCCcttatgtgatttaaaatttactgtgtgaaataagtttttaaaaaaactaaaataaatgtactCCCAATAAAGAATCAACACTGCTTCACACGTTTTATTTTGTCATACATTCTTCTAGAACCAGGttcatttttccagttttgtagAAAAATAGATGTTCCAGCCACCATTTACCTAACTGTCTAGTCTTTAAGACCAATCAGTATGTTCCCTGGAAAGATGAATAAGTCTCATGACTgactcattttcttaaaattcttcaagacaa encodes:
- the BBIP1 gene encoding BBSome-interacting protein 1 isoform X1 — translated: MGSWPKGGNNLRPRACSFRLESRSKAKTVSNNSDMAEMKSVFREVLPKQGQLSVEDITTMVLCKPKLLPLKSLTLEKLEKMQQAAQDTIRQQEMAEKEQQQITH
- the BBIP1 gene encoding BBSome-interacting protein 1 isoform X2; amino-acid sequence: MAEMKSVFREVLPKQGQLSVEDITTMVLCKPKLLPLKSLTLEKLEKMQQAAQDTIRQQEMAEKEQQQITH